The Rhodothermales bacterium genome contains the following window.
GCGAAGACCTCCTACGTCACGCTCCTCTTCGACTGCTGCCACTCGGGTACGATCGCCCGCGATACGTTCGGCGCGAAGGCTCGCTACCTCGCGCCCGACACGCGCCCCGTCGAGGAGCTCCCGCCCTCGCCCATCCCGCACGTTGTCACACGGGGCACGCGCGCCGAAGTCGGCCCGAGCGGGTGGCTCCCCCTCAGCGATCGCTACGTCCTCATCGCGGGCTGCGCCGACGACGAGTGCTCCTACGAGTATCGCGACCCCGAGACCGACACGCCCCACGGCGCGCTCACCTTCTTCCTCGCCCGCGCCTTCGCCGACGCCCGCCCGGGCACGACGTACCGCGACATCTACGAGCGCGTCTGCCCCTCCGTCAACGCCCACGCCTCGAAGCAGCATCCGCAGCTAGAGGGCGCACTCGACCGCGAGCTCTTCGGCATCCGCACCATCGAGCCGATGCGGTTCGTCGGGGTGGAGAAACGAGATGGGCCGACGGTGACGCTCGCCGCCGGCGCAGCGCAGGGCCTCACCGTCGGCTCGGAGTGGGACGTGTACCCGGCGGGGACGAAGACGACCGACGACGCCACCCCGATCGGCCGCGTCCGCGTCACGCACGTCGGAGCGGTCGCGTCGAAGGCAGAACTCATGGAAGAGAGCGCCGACGGCGTCGAGCCCGGTGCCCGCGCCGTCGAAGCTCTCCACGCCGCCCACGCTGCGGGCCTCCGCGTCCACCTATCGGTCCCCGACGGCTTCGACGAAGCAGCGCAGGCGCTCACGGCTGAACTCGACAAGACGCCGCTCGTCACAGTCGTCGGCGACGTCGAGCCGGCCGACGCGCGGGCCTACCTCCTCGTGCCGCGCGCGGACGACGACGGCCCGGTGCCGCAACTCGGCGCGGTCGCCGAAGCGTCGTGGGCGGTCGTCGGGAGCACGGACGGAAGGCTGCTGATGCGCGTCCACCCCGTGAGCAAGGCGGGGGTGGCACGGCTGCTTCGGGACAACTTCGTCAAGATCGCCCGCTACCGTTTCGGTCTCGCCCTCGACAACCCTGACCCGCACAGCACGCTCCGAGGCGCGCTCGACGTACGACTCCAAAAGAAACAGGGCAGCGAGTGGGCTGACGCCACGCCCGACGCCGGGGGCCGCGTCGTCTTCGCAGAGAGCGATCGGCTCGCGTTCACGATCACGAATAACCACACCGAGCCGCTCTACGTCTACGCGCTCGACTTCGACATCACGCACGGGATCTACCCACTCACCGTGCAGGGCGCGAACGAGACGCTGGCACCCGGCAACACGCTCAAAATCGGCTATCCCGACGGGATCGCGTTCGAGTTCGACGACGCCTTCCCCTTCGCCCCGCAGCCGAACGAGGCCGACCCCATCGAGGGGACCGAGACGCTGAAAGTCTTCGGCACGACGCAGCCGGCCGACTTCTCCTCGTTCAATCAGGAGCCCACGCGGTCGAGCGCGTTCGGCGAAGCCGAGGGCGGGTCGTCGCTGCAACAGCTCATCCGCCGCGCGGCGCTCGGCGCGCCGACGCGGAAGATCGCCCTCCACCAGAAGACCACCGACGACGGGGATTGGACGACGGCGTCGCGCTCGTTCATGCTTCGGAAGGAGACGGCGAGCGCGACGCTCGACGCGGGCGGGAGCACCGCCGCGCTCGGTGACATCACGATCCGCACGCGCGGGCTCGGCGGCGAGGCGCGCGTGCTCCCTCCGTTGAATGCAGCCCCCGCCGGCACCCGCAGCGCCCCCCGCATCGGCGCCTCGACGGGCGTGCTCGACGGGCTCCACGCCGTGCTCGCGCAGGAGCGCGTCGGCGCGCAGCAGACCGTCGAGATCGACGTGGCGCGGACCCGCAGCCTCCCCACGCCCGGCGCGGAGCCGACGATCGAGGTGGAGGTGCCCGAACCCGACGCCGGGCACGGGCAGTTCGTGCTCTACACCGACGAGAGCGGCGTCACGACGTGGCAGTTCGCCAAACCCGCAGCGGCGACGAGGAGCCTCGGCCCCAGGACGCGGCGCTACGTGATCGACCGCGCGGCGCCCGTCGCACCGGAAGGCGCCGCCACACGAGGGATCGCCGGAGCGGTGGGAAAGAAGCTTATCGAGGTGCTCGTCTTCCCCCTCATCGATCCACTCATCGGGGCCGTCACCGAAAAGTTCGCCGAGAAGTGGGAGGAGAAGGAGCGGCCCTACGGCCTCCGCCCGTTCACGCCTGCCAATTACACGTCGCCCGACGCCCCGGCGCTCGGCGACGACGATTGGCGGCGGCTCGGTGCAGGGCGCTCGCTTCTCTTCGTCCACGGCACGTTCAGCCGCTCGCACTCCGCCTTCGGCGCGCTGGGGACCGAGACGCTCGCCGCGCTTTCGCAGCGCTACGACGGCCGCGTGTTCGCCTTCGACCACTTCACGCTGTCCCACGACCCGCGCCGGAACATCGAAGAGTTCCTCGCCCGCCTCCCCGACGACGCCGCGCTCGACGTAGACATCGTGTGCCACTCGCGGGGCGGGCTCGTGAGCCGGATGCTCGCCGAGAAGCAGAGCGCGTTCTCGCTCGGCGCGCGGACGCTCCGCGTTGGGAACGTCGTGTTCGTCGCCTCGCCCAACGCCGGCACGAGTCTCGCCGACCCCGAGCACATGGGGACGCTCGTGGACACGTACACGAACCTGCTGAACCTCGTCCCGGACAACCCGGTGACGGACGTGCTCGACGGTGTCGTGACCGTCGCGAAGCTCCTCGCTGTTGGCGCGCTCAGCGGGCTCAGCGGGCTGCAATCGATGCGGCCGGGCGGCGACTTCCAGCAGTGGCTCAACGCGGGGGGGACCCCGGGCGAGACGACGTACTACGCGCTTGGGGCCGACTTCACGCCCAGCCATCGGGGGATGCGGGAGTGGGCGAAGGACCGGCTGATGGACGCCGTCTTCGGAGCCGAGAACGACCTCGTCGTCCCGACGGCGAGCGTCTACGAGGCCAACGGCTCCGGCCTCTTCCCGATCGCCGAGCACCACGTCTTCGACGCCCACGCGGCGATCTCGCACGCGGGGTTCTTCCAGCACCCCAAAGTCCAGGAGAAACTGCTCGCATGGCTCACTGCCTAGCTTGTTTCCCCACCCGCTTCGTGGCCGGCCTCGTGCTCCTGCTCTCCGGGTGCACCGCCCCTTCGACCGTCGCGCAACCCCTCGTGCCACCGACGGTTGAGGTGTGTGCAGCAGAGCCGGTCCTTGCGGTCGTCGGTGAGCCCGTCGACTTCATCGCTGCGGTGGGGGGCAAAGTGGACACCGCGTCGTGGGACTTCGGGGATGGGACGACGGCGGCCGTACGCGACACGACGCACACGTACGCAGAGCCGGGGGTTTATGGCGCGGCGTTCACCGCCGCGAATGCCGCCGGACGCACAGCCTGCACCGCCACGGTTGTCGTTGACGCGCCGTACTGCCTCGACATCGTCGAGCTGAACAGCGTGTATTTCGGACGCAACAGCAGCCGGATCGATGATGGAATGGCGGACCCGAACACCGAAGCCCGACTCGCCGAGAATCTCGAGCTGATCCTCTCCTGCCCGAGCATGGCGATCGAGATCGGAGGCGTGGCGCAGGCTCGGGAGCGCCGCCCCCGCACCCTCGCCGAGGAGCGGGCGCAAGCGGTCGGCGCGTATTACATCAAGGGCGGAGCCCGACCGGAGCAGATCCGCATCATCGAAGGGACCATAACCACGTCGGATCCGGACGAATCAGGGCCGATCGTCCGAACACGCCGCGCTGACTCGTTCCCCCGCCCTGCCCAACGCTGAGCCTCGCATGGCCGACTACAAAGACTTCCGACTGAGCATCGTGCGCCGAGGCGACGAGGTGTGGGTGACGTCGAGCTCGCCGGCGAGCGGAGAGAGCGAGGCCCGCCTCCGGCTCCCCGACGACCTCGACGCCTACCAGCTCACGGCGCTCCTCGCCGCCGAGCACGGCGGGACGGCGCGCGGGACCGGAGACGCCGAGCCCCGCGTCGAGCGCAGAATCGCCATAAACGCGGGGTCTTCGCCCTCTGAGGAGCGCGCCGAGCGGATCGGGAGCGAGCTGTTCGAGACCCTTTTCCCCGGCCCCATCCGCGACGCGTTCAACCGCAACTGGGGCACCGGCCGTGACAGCGGCGTCCGCATCCGGCTCCAGATCAACCTCAACGACGACGACGAGACGATCCAGCGCCTCGCCGGGCTCCCGTGGGAGCTCCTTTACCTCGACGGGACGCGGACCGCGCTCGGACGCTCGCCGCTCACCCCGGTCGTCCGCTACCTCAACGTGCCGCGCCCCTACACGACGGTCCCACTCGGAGGGACGCTCCGCGTGCTCCTCGTCGTCGCCAACCCCAGGGACACGCACGCGCTCGACCTCACGACGGAGAAGGAAGGGATCGAGCGCGTGCTTCGGTCGCTCGCGAACGTGGAGGTGGACGTGCTCGAACACGCGACGCGCGACAGCCTGCGCGATGCGCTAGACACGAAGCCGTACCACGTCCTCCACTACATGGGCCACGGCGGGTTCGAGGGCGGTACGGGCGTGCTGTTTCTGGAGGACGACGAGCGCCGCGCCGTGCCACTCTCGGGCGAACTCCTCGGCGGCACACTCAGCGCGATGCCCTCGCTCCGGCTCGTCTTCCTCAACGCCTGCGACACGGGCCGGACGAACCACGAGGCCGGGCGCGACCCGTTCGGCGGCGTTGCGGCGTCACTCGTGCTCGCGGGCGTCCCCGCCGTCGTCGCCATGCAGGTGCCGGTCTCGGACCGCGCCGCGCTCGCCTTCGCTGATAAGTTCTACGAGCAGGTCGCCCACCGGAAGCCGGTCGACGCCGCCGTTTCGCTCGGACGGCAGGCGATCTACTGGGAAGACCAGACGTCACTGGAGTGGGCCACGCCCGTCTTGTTCATGCGCGCCCCCGACGGCCACCTCTTCGACGTCGAGCCCGAGCCGGCGGAGCCCGAGCCCGTGGACGCCGCCCCGGTGCCCGTTCCCGCTGCTCCGCCTGTCGCCCGACCGCGGCGAGGGCTCGTCTGGGGCGGGGCCTTCCTCGGCGTCGCGCTCCTCGCTGCCCTCGCGTTCTTCCTCACGCGCAACGGAGAGCCGGACGACGTGCTCCCGGATGACCCCCCCATCGTCGAAGTGCCTGCTCCGACGCCGGCCGATGTCGCGGATGTCGGTCTCCAGCCTCCGCAGGCGTCTCTCGCGGTGGGCGGCTCGCTCGCGTTCCGCTCCTCGCTCCTCGACGCCGAGCGGCGGCCGGTCACGCTCCTCGGCGACGACGGGCAGCCGCTCCGCAACCGCGCGCTCACCTGGTCCTCGAGCGACTCGACGGTGCTCCGCGTCTCCGAAACCGGCGTCGTCTCAGCCGTCGGGCCGGGGCGGGCGACCGTCTACGGTCAGATCGGGGAGCACCGCGACAGCGCCCGCGTGTCCGTTCGTGCTCCCTGATAGATCGAACCCCGCCCTCTCACTTTACTCCCCTCATGCTGACTGCTCTCTCCTTGCGTAGACGACTCCTCGCGCTTGCTTCTGTCGCTCTCATCGTAGCTGGCTCTGCTCCGAGTGCCTTCGCTCAAGCCCCGACGCTCGTCCAGTTCAGCCTGTCGGAGCGCTCGACCTATGTCGAAACGACGCATAGCGACTGGCAGAGCGACCGCGATCTCCGCTACTTCTCGAAGTCGAAGAAGTACGAGCTGTGCACGGACTGCGAGGACGGGACCGAGCCCGGCTGCGCCGATTGCTGGTGGGCGCGGTGCGACCAGCTCCTCGCGGAGCCGCTCACGCTGAAGGCGATGAAGACGTACGCCACCGGGCTCGGCCAGCCGGAGCAGATGCGCCACGTCGCCGACCGCGCGAGCCTGAGGGCCCTCGTTTACAACGAACCGGAGGGCACGCTCCAGGGACTCCTCCCCCAGACACGCGCCGCGTGGAACGAGATCGGAGCCACGGACCGCGACCGCCTCATCGCGCTCGGGCGGGACTGCACGGTCGGCGGCCCCGACCCGCTCGTGTTCACCTTCGTCCTGAGCAACCCCGGCGAGCGCGCCGTGTTCGTGACGGAGATCGTCCACCACCGCCTCTTCGACTTCGGCGAGGCCGCCGGCGGCCCCCCCGGCACGTCGGGCCCGTTCGAGCCCGAGGTCGACTACGTGCACGAGGTCGACTTCAAATGCGAATTCGAAGCCGGCGGCGGGCAGAGCACCGAGTCCGTAGCCCGCCCCCTCGCTCCGCCCTTCCGCATCATGGGGGACGACGCGGTGAGCTTCGAGCTCCAGTCCATTTACGATGGGACGTCCACCGGTTTCCTCGCCCCGATCAAGATGCGGCTCGACGTCGTGACGTCCGGGGGAACCGTGAGCACGCCGGAGTTCATCGTGGAAGCCCCCTCTTGCGGAGGCTGATCGCTCTTCCCATTCCCAAGCACCCATTATGGATTACCTCGACTTCGAGATCCGCATCACACCCGGTGACGACGGGCGCTACCCCGTCCACGTCATCGACGCGCCCGACGCCGAGCGGCCGACGGCGACGATGGTGCTCCCCTTCGACGAGGGCACGCTGAAGAGCCACCTCCAGAACCTCCAGATCGCGCTCCTCCAGTCGAAGTCCACACGGCGGGCGCTCGTGCAGCCGCAGGAGCAGCTCTCGGTGAAGGACTTCGGGCAGGTCCTCTTCGACACCGTGCTCCCGGACGACGTGCGGGCGTGCTACCAGCGCAGCCGCAACAAAGCCGCCGCGAGCGGGAAGGGGCTCCGCCTCCGCCTCCGCATCGAGGCCCCCGACCTCGCTGCGCTCCCGTGGGAGTTCCTCTACGACGAAGCCGCCGGCGACTTCGTCTGCCTCTCGAACGAGACGCCGATCGTCCGCTACCTCGCGCTCGACCGGCCCGTCGCGCCGATCCGAATTACGCCCCCGCTCCAGATCCTCGGGATGGTCGCCGCCCCCGACGACAAGCCCCAGCTCAACGTCGGGCGTGAGAAGCAACGGATGAGCGAGGCACTCGCGGGGCTCGAAGCGCGGGGCCTCGTTCGGCTGACGTGGCTGGAGGGGCAGACGTGGCAGGAGCTCCAGCGGGCGATGCGGCAGGGGCCGTGGCACATCTTCCACTTCGTCGGCCACGGCGGCTTCGACCCGTCCATCAACGAGGGCGTGCTCGCGTTCGCGAAGGAGGACCGGCAGACGGGGATCGCGGCGGGGAACGACGCGCCGCCGCCGACCCGAACCGACCCGCTCCCCGCTACGAAGATCGGCCAACTCCTCGCCGACCACCGCGACCTCCGCCTCGTCGTCCTCAACGCCTGCCAGGGCGCGACGGCCAGCACCGACGACATCTTCTCCAGTACGGCGAGCGTGCTCATCCGTAAGGGCATCCCCGCCGTCGTCGCGATGCAGTACGAGATCACCGACCGCGCCGCGATCGAGTTCGGGCGCGGGTTCTACGCCTCCGTCGCCGACGGGCTGCCGGTGGACGCTTCTGTGGCCGAGGCGCGGAAGGCGGTCAACTTCGCGATGGACTACACGGTCGAGTGGGGGACACCGGTGCTCCACATGCGCGCCCCCGACGGGCGGCTCTTCGACATCGATGCGCTCGCGGCAGCACCCCCGGCCCCGCCGCCTCCTAAACCCGCTGTCGAAGTGGTCATGGAGCCCGAGCCGGCACCGCGTCCGGTAGAAGCCCGGCCCCCCGCTCCCGGCCCGGTCCGGCCCGCACGCGCTGCCGCCGTATCACCCGACGCGAGCGGGAGGAGCAAGACGTTCCTTTGGGGAGCCGGCGCTGGCATCGCCTTCCTTCTCCTCGCTTTCATAGCGTTGGGTTTCTGGCTTAATCGCGGGCCGGAGCCAGCGCCGGAGCCGGAATGGCAGTACATCGGTGAGGTCACGATCGAGGAGGTGGCGCCTATGGCTCTCGGCGAGACCGCCTACATCCAGGCACGGCTTTGGAATGAGGCCGGAGAGGAGATAGGCGAGGAGACGGTGTACCCCGATTGGGTGCTCACGTGGTCCGCCGAGCCGGAAGACATCGTGAACCTTACCTACGACGAGGAGGGGCGCGGGGTATACGTCGAGGCGTGGACGGCGGGCACCGTCACCATAGCCGCCACCGTCAACTACGATTACTCCTTCCACGAAGAATCTCCGTCCGACGCTATCGCTATGCCGATCACAGTTCCTCCATCTCGCTCCGTGGACAGCGGCGTGCCCGTAGATGTGACTTTCGCCAACCAGTCATCCGCTCGGGTGGATATGGTGTGGGTCGATCATCAAGGAGCAGAACGTCCCTACGGAGGGATAGAACCCGGGGCGGATATCACGCAGCCCTCGTTCGCGAGGCACGTATGGCGCCTGAAGGAGTGGGAGACGGGGCTCGTGCTGGGGACGTTTGTAGTGGCGGAGTCGCCGCCCGAGCAGCGGTTCACGATTCGGGACGCTGTCCGGTAGCGTGCCGTTCGGGGGCCGCCCGCTCCATCGAGGCCACTCCCCTATCAGCCGCTGCGGCTTCGTCGTCCCGTGAGCGCGCCGTTCCGAACCCGGATCTCAGTCGAGGCCGCCGCCGACGCTGCCGCCGCCGCCGCCGCTCGTTCGGTCTCGGTCGCCGCCCCGGCACGGTGCCGCGAGGTCCCCGATGCGCGCGACGAAATCGAGCGGCGAAGACTCCGTAGCCTGCACGTTCAGGCGCCGACTCTCACCGGCTGGAATCTCGAAGCGCTCCGCGCCGAACACCTTGTCCG
Protein-coding sequences here:
- a CDS encoding caspase family protein; this encodes MASSGSKRALVVGVDTYENLSVFDHLEGCVNDARLMAQLLRDRFGFPEEHVTLLTDAEATRDGILAAMDALADATAEDDIVVMFFAGHGSQMTCREGDEPDGLDETIVPYDTGRANHPDAPGSADDTNRDISDDEINVWLRRVTAKTSYVTLLFDCCHSGTIARDTFGAKARYLAPDTRPVEELPPSPIPHVVTRGTRAEVGPSGWLPLSDRYVLIAGCADDECSYEYRDPETDTPHGALTFFLARAFADARPGTTYRDIYERVCPSVNAHASKQHPQLEGALDRELFGIRTIEPMRFVGVEKRDGPTVTLAAGAAQGLTVGSEWDVYPAGTKTTDDATPIGRVRVTHVGAVASKAELMEESADGVEPGARAVEALHAAHAAGLRVHLSVPDGFDEAAQALTAELDKTPLVTVVGDVEPADARAYLLVPRADDDGPVPQLGAVAEASWAVVGSTDGRLLMRVHPVSKAGVARLLRDNFVKIARYRFGLALDNPDPHSTLRGALDVRLQKKQGSEWADATPDAGGRVVFAESDRLAFTITNNHTEPLYVYALDFDITHGIYPLTVQGANETLAPGNTLKIGYPDGIAFEFDDAFPFAPQPNEADPIEGTETLKVFGTTQPADFSSFNQEPTRSSAFGEAEGGSSLQQLIRRAALGAPTRKIALHQKTTDDGDWTTASRSFMLRKETASATLDAGGSTAALGDITIRTRGLGGEARVLPPLNAAPAGTRSAPRIGASTGVLDGLHAVLAQERVGAQQTVEIDVARTRSLPTPGAEPTIEVEVPEPDAGHGQFVLYTDESGVTTWQFAKPAAATRSLGPRTRRYVIDRAAPVAPEGAATRGIAGAVGKKLIEVLVFPLIDPLIGAVTEKFAEKWEEKERPYGLRPFTPANYTSPDAPALGDDDWRRLGAGRSLLFVHGTFSRSHSAFGALGTETLAALSQRYDGRVFAFDHFTLSHDPRRNIEEFLARLPDDAALDVDIVCHSRGGLVSRMLAEKQSAFSLGARTLRVGNVVFVASPNAGTSLADPEHMGTLVDTYTNLLNLVPDNPVTDVLDGVVTVAKLLAVGALSGLSGLQSMRPGGDFQQWLNAGGTPGETTYYALGADFTPSHRGMREWAKDRLMDAVFGAENDLVVPTASVYEANGSGLFPIAEHHVFDAHAAISHAGFFQHPKVQEKLLAWLTA
- a CDS encoding PKD domain-containing protein, whose protein sequence is MAHCLACFPTRFVAGLVLLLSGCTAPSTVAQPLVPPTVEVCAAEPVLAVVGEPVDFIAAVGGKVDTASWDFGDGTTAAVRDTTHTYAEPGVYGAAFTAANAAGRTACTATVVVDAPYCLDIVELNSVYFGRNSSRIDDGMADPNTEARLAENLELILSCPSMAIEIGGVAQARERRPRTLAEERAQAVGAYYIKGGARPEQIRIIEGTITTSDPDESGPIVRTRRADSFPRPAQR
- a CDS encoding CHAT domain-containing protein, with product MADYKDFRLSIVRRGDEVWVTSSSPASGESEARLRLPDDLDAYQLTALLAAEHGGTARGTGDAEPRVERRIAINAGSSPSEERAERIGSELFETLFPGPIRDAFNRNWGTGRDSGVRIRLQINLNDDDETIQRLAGLPWELLYLDGTRTALGRSPLTPVVRYLNVPRPYTTVPLGGTLRVLLVVANPRDTHALDLTTEKEGIERVLRSLANVEVDVLEHATRDSLRDALDTKPYHVLHYMGHGGFEGGTGVLFLEDDERRAVPLSGELLGGTLSAMPSLRLVFLNACDTGRTNHEAGRDPFGGVAASLVLAGVPAVVAMQVPVSDRAALAFADKFYEQVAHRKPVDAAVSLGRQAIYWEDQTSLEWATPVLFMRAPDGHLFDVEPEPAEPEPVDAAPVPVPAAPPVARPRRGLVWGGAFLGVALLAALAFFLTRNGEPDDVLPDDPPIVEVPAPTPADVADVGLQPPQASLAVGGSLAFRSSLLDAERRPVTLLGDDGQPLRNRALTWSSSDSTVLRVSETGVVSAVGPGRATVYGQIGEHRDSARVSVRAP
- a CDS encoding CHAT domain-containing protein, which produces MDYLDFEIRITPGDDGRYPVHVIDAPDAERPTATMVLPFDEGTLKSHLQNLQIALLQSKSTRRALVQPQEQLSVKDFGQVLFDTVLPDDVRACYQRSRNKAAASGKGLRLRLRIEAPDLAALPWEFLYDEAAGDFVCLSNETPIVRYLALDRPVAPIRITPPLQILGMVAAPDDKPQLNVGREKQRMSEALAGLEARGLVRLTWLEGQTWQELQRAMRQGPWHIFHFVGHGGFDPSINEGVLAFAKEDRQTGIAAGNDAPPPTRTDPLPATKIGQLLADHRDLRLVVLNACQGATASTDDIFSSTASVLIRKGIPAVVAMQYEITDRAAIEFGRGFYASVADGLPVDASVAEARKAVNFAMDYTVEWGTPVLHMRAPDGRLFDIDALAAAPPAPPPPKPAVEVVMEPEPAPRPVEARPPAPGPVRPARAAAVSPDASGRSKTFLWGAGAGIAFLLLAFIALGFWLNRGPEPAPEPEWQYIGEVTIEEVAPMALGETAYIQARLWNEAGEEIGEETVYPDWVLTWSAEPEDIVNLTYDEEGRGVYVEAWTAGTVTIAATVNYDYSFHEESPSDAIAMPITVPPSRSVDSGVPVDVTFANQSSARVDMVWVDHQGAERPYGGIEPGADITQPSFARHVWRLKEWETGLVLGTFVVAESPPEQRFTIRDAVR